From a region of the Helianthus annuus cultivar XRQ/B chromosome 5, HanXRQr2.0-SUNRISE, whole genome shotgun sequence genome:
- the LOC110942313 gene encoding FCS-Like Zinc finger 5 codes for MILGKRHRPPIKRTTSMTEFTLDHNHTATMVPGCNNNNNKSHDPNNPFNMNPPQHVNHDHRFLTATISPRNHRRNSADHMETPHFMTACRLCNRRLITGRDIFMYRGDNAFCSSECRQEQMNEDEKKDKHSLIPKKPVSEYSSNGSKID; via the exons ATGATACTGGGAAAGAGACACCGGCCTCCGATCAAAAGAACCACCAGCATGACGGAGTTCACGTTGGATCACAACCACACTGCAACCATGGTTCCCGgttgcaacaacaacaacaacaagtcTCATGATCCCAACAACCCCTTTAACATGAACCCACCTCAACATGTTAATCATGATCACCGGTTCTTGACTGCCACCATATCTCCCAGGAACCACCGCCGGAATTCGGCTGATCACATGGAAACACCTCATTTTATGACCGCCTGTCGCCTCTGCAACCGCCGTTTAATCACCGGTCGAGATATCTTCATGTACAG AGGTGATAATGCGTTTTGCAGCTCTGAGTGCAGGCAAGAACAGATGAATGAAGATGAAAAGAAAGACAAACACTCATTGATACCCAAGAAACCAGTTTCTGAATATTCATCAAACGGTTCTAAAATAGACTAA
- the LOC110942312 gene encoding 2,3-bisphosphoglycerate-dependent phosphoglycerate mutase — protein MAATTFNGSVATSKTHGYIGNFALHQDFGISSLQLTTKRFKIDLGLSGKKHHWSRKRDSCLIQASFSHATTVSDEVSTPVDSTKAGPTKKSREAALILIRHGESLWNEKNLFTGCVDVPLTRKGVEEAIEAGKRISNIPVDMIYTSALIRAQMTAMLAMTQHRRKKVPIVLHKESEQAESWSQIFSQETEKQCIPVVTAWQLNERMYGELQGLNKQETADKYGKEQVHEWRRSYDIPPPNGESLEMCAERAVAYFKEHIEPQLQAGKNVMIAAHGNSLRSIIMYLDKLTSQEVISLELSTGIPMLYIVKEEKYIRRGSPAAPSEPSVYAYTKNLARYRQKLDEMVH, from the exons ATGGCTGCAAcaacatttaatggaagtgttGCTACCAGCAAGACTCATGGGTACATTGGTAATTTTGCACTTCATCAAGATTTTGGAATTAGTTCTCTACAGTTGACCACAAAACGTTTCAAGATCGATCTTGGACTATCGGGAAAGAAACATCATTGGTCTAGAAAAAGGGATTCTTGTTTGATTCAAGCGTCTTTTTCTCACGCTACTACAGTTTCAGACGAAGTTTCGACCCCGGTTGATAGCACCAAAGCGGGACCCACTAAGAAATCAA GGGAGGCTGCATTGATATTGATTAGGCATGGTGAGTCTCTTTGGAACGAGAAGAACTTATTCACGGGCTGTGTTGATGTGCCGTTAACAAGAAAAGGTGTGGAAGAAGCAATTGAAGCTGGTAAAAGAATAAGCAATATACCCGTTGATATGATATATACGTCTGCACTTATTCGTGCGCAAATGACAGCTATGCTTGCCATGACTCAACACCGCCGCAAGAAG GTGCCGATTGTCTTGCATAAAGAAAGCGAACAAGCGGAATCATGGAGTCAAATTTTTAGTCAAGAAACCGAAAAACAGTGTATCCCAGTCGTTACGGCTTGGCAACTAAATGAACGAAT GTATGGAGAATTACAGGGTCTAAACAAGCAGGAAACCGCTGATAAATACGGGAAAGAACAAGTGCATGAGTGGCGTCGTAGTTACGATATACCACCACCAAACGGGGAGAGTTTGGAAATGTGTGCTGAAAGAGCTGTTGCATACTTTAAAGAACAT ATTGAACCTCAACTACAAGCTGGAAAGAATGTAATGATTGCAGCACACGGGAATTCGTTGCGGTCCATCATAATGTATCTTGACAAATTAACATCTCAAGAG GTTATTAGCCTGGAATTATCGACAGGGATACCGATGCTTTATATTGTAAAAGAGGAGAAATATATTAGAAGAGGAAGTCCAGCTGCACCAAGTGAACCAAGTGTTTATGCTTATACCAAG AATTTGGCCCGATACAGGCAAAAATTAGATGAGATGGTTCATTGA
- the LOC110942310 gene encoding phosphatidylinositol transfer protein 3: protein MNPQPSKLNSNGPLTPEDQQKLIIEVREAINKHKSIEKMKENSPNEFSRYCSDASIARYLRARNWNIKKTVKMFEASLIWRMSYKPEEILWEHVAAEGETGKIYRSSCKDKNGRVVLVLRPRFQNSKSTRAQVKHLVYCMENAILNLPCDQEQMIWLIDFQGFNLSHVSIKSTKETAFILQEQYPERLGLAILYNPPKFFEPFYKVVKPFLEPKTANKVKFVYSDDPNTKTIMENLFCMEELESAFGGKHEEHFDIKKYAEKMKEDDAKRTVLYGRESCSEPSSNTNPAPNPYHDNEEATDINAVKEVDEEEISMETRKTNDG from the exons ATGAATCCACAACCGAGTAAATTAAACTCAAATGGCCCATTAACACCAGAAGATCAACAGAAACTG ATCATTGAAGTGCGCGAGGCGATTAACAAGCACAAATCAAttgagaagatgaaagaaaatAGTCCAAACGAGTTTTCTCGTTACTGTTCTGATGCATCGATAGCAAGATATCTAAGAGCGCGGAATTGGAACATTAAAAAAACAGTTAAAATGTTTGAAGCTTCGTTGATTTGGCGAATGAGCTATAAACCCGAAGAGATTCTTTGG GAACATGTTGCGGCCGAAGGGGAAACCGGAAAAATCTACAGGTCAAGTTGTAAAGACAAGAACGGGCGGGTTGTTCTCGTATTGAGGCCTAGGTTTCAG AACTCAAAGTCAACAAGAGCTCAAGTAAAGCATTTGGTGTACTGCATGGAGAATGCAATATTGAATTTGCCTTGTGATCAAGAACAAATGATTTGGCTCATTGATTTCCAAGGCTTCAACTTGTCCCATGTATCGATTAAATCGACAAAAGAGACCGCTTTCATCTTACAGGAACAGTATCCCGAGAGGCTCGGTTTGGCAATTCTCTACAATCCACCCAAATTCTTTGAACCGTTTTACAAG GTGGTGAAGCCATTTCTAGAGCCCAAGACTGCAAACAAAGTGAAATTCGTTTACTCGGACGATCCAAACACGAAAACCATCATGGAAAACTTGTTTTGCATGGAAGAACTCGAGTCTGCATTTGGCGGTAAACACGAAGAACATTTCGACATCAAGAAATACGCGGAAAAGATGAAAGAAGACGATGCAAAGAGGACCGTTCTTTACGGAAGAGAAAGTTGCTCAGAACCGAGCTCTAACACTAACCCTGCACCTAACCCTTATCACGACAACGAAGAAGCAACTGATATAAACGCGGTAAAGGAAGTTGACGAGGAAGAGATATCGATGGAGACTCGAAAGACTAACGATGGTTAA